A genomic stretch from Telopea speciosissima isolate NSW1024214 ecotype Mountain lineage chromosome 7, Tspe_v1, whole genome shotgun sequence includes:
- the LOC122669061 gene encoding uncharacterized protein LOC122669061 has protein sequence MATTPSSIVSGVLSISSPQHPRKLPPPPYCSIFAGKYSSTPAICISCWNLKASSKVVCKATEISVAEESPASGDSGGGDGKNWVPVVPLSALPRGERRVIIQDGETILLLWYKDEVFAIENRSPAEGAYTEGLLNAKLTKDGCIVCPTTDSTFDLRTGAIKDWYPNNPVLRALTPSLRTLFIYPVKTDGENIYISMEGGASAASAEIVFSGKAQPGVTASDVNVEEVRMVVDEESQGFGFNKTNELINGKAATIGFLLLLDFELLTGKGLLKGTGFLDFIYAISNAFS, from the exons ATGGCTACAACCCCCTCCAGTATTGTCTCTGGAGTCCTCTCCATCTCGTCTCCACAGCACCCTCGGAAGTTACCACCGCCACCTTACTGCTCTATCTTTGCCGGAAAATACTCCTCTACCCCTGCCATATGTATCTCTTGTTGGAATCTGAAAGCCTCCAGTAAGGTTGTATGCAAGGCAACTGAAATTTCAGTGGCCGAAGAGTCTCCAGCTTCTGGGGACAGTGGCGGTGGTGATGGGAAGAACTGGGTTCCGGTGGTGCCACTATCAGCGTTACCGAGGGGTGAACGGCGTGTGATTATTCAGGATGGGGAAACGATTCTGCTTCTCTGGTATAAGGATGAGGTTTTCGCAATTGAGAACCGGTCGCCAGCCGAAGGAGCTTACACTGAAGGCTTGCTTAATGCTAAGCTTACTAAG GATGGTTGTATAGTTTGCCCAACAACCGATAGTACATTTGATCTTAGGACTGGAGCCATCAAGGATTGGTATCCAAATAATCCTGTGCTGAGAGCCCTTACACCTTCCTTGAGGACACTCTTCATTTATCCCGTGAAAACAGATGGCGAGAACATTTATATTAGCATGGAAGGAGGTGCATCCGCTGCTTCTGCAGAGATTGTCTTCAGTGGGAAAGCTCAACCAGGTGTTACAGCATCCGATGTCAATGTGGAGGAG GTGAGAATGGTGGTTGATGAAGAATCACAGGGGTTTGGTTTTAATAAAACAAATGAATTGATAAATGGAAAAGCAGCTACGATCGGCTTCCTATTATTGCTAGATTTTGAGCTCTTGACGGGTAAAGGTCTTCTTAAGGGAACAGGCTTCTTGGATTTCATTTATGCTATTTCAAATGCTTTCAGCTAG